The DNA segment cttaaaatgtaaataaaactcAGTTCCAGAGGCTAATAGACCCAGCAAAACCCCCACAATTGCTCTATAATGTACAGTAGAAAGATGGCAAATGTTGCTACAGGAAAAATAAACAGCTGTGTTCCACAAAGTAGCATACTGAGATAGCAGCATTACATCATTTATTTTCTTATTCATGTGCATTACAAAATGAAACCATTCTGATCTTAAACCATCCCTCTTTTTAGTCATCCTGACTAATGTTGTTTCCAACTTTTCAACCAAAGCTATATTCCAAACATTTTTATATCAATATTGTTTCATAGTATCTTCAAAGTCCTTTAAAAAATTGGCAATCCCATCCCTGCATATTAGAGAATCAAAATGATACATTAACCCAAATGACAATGTGTATTTAACTTACTCCCCCACCACACATTGGATTACAAAATCTGAAGCTTCTCTGTTGCAGCATTAATAATGTACCTTTATTCCAAAGCAGCTGTCTGAAAAGAATAGAGGTGGGTGAAGTTTTACAGGGCTAGTcaaagtatacatttaaagctcacaTTCAAAAGTACCTTAAGTATAGGGTGACAGTTTCCAGTGGTCTCATATTGAAATGAATTTAGGACTTTGGAAATTAAAGTTTTATGCAGGTTGTGTCAGCTAGTCAAGTATGGGCAACACAGCCAGCACCATAGGTGTCTATAATGGAATGAGAGCCACACCCCAAACATAAATGACCAATGCAGGTTGCATCGAAAAATATATACCTGCTTAAAATCTTAGTGAACGATCTTTCTTTATTAAATAACCCTTCTGAGTTCTGTGAGATACTCATTCTCTAAATAGCATTTATACTGACCAAGTGCATTGTAAAATAAAAAGGCAAGCTGAAAAATGTAATACTGTGCAAGGCAATTAGAATCATAGCAATGTAAacttggaaggtaccccaagggttaCTTAGGaatatgcaggaatatacagctggtCTGgatgggctcgaacccacaaccttagcattatcagcactacATTCTCCAACTGAGCTGACAGGCTTATATTATGCAGTATACATTATGAGTGATATCCACTAATGAAACAACTGGATTTAAATAACGTAAGCCTGCCactttcagtgagtctactctgttTATGACTTAATTGGATACCATTCCTTTACCACTCTTGCATAATGAAACTGCATAGATAGATTCTGTGTCTACATACATAGATTCTGGGAACACAACTGCACAAGACTGCATCCTTTTATGGTAAGGTGGATGGAATGGTAAGAATCACTATAAATACTTGAGGACTTGAAAAACTAAATCCAGTTTAACTTAATTTTATCCTGCTCAGAGTTTGGAGCCTCTTCCAATGAGTGGACCTGATTTTGGTGCTATAGGGGAAGAAGCTGAACTGGTTGAAGTTGAGCCAGAAACCAAACAGGAAATACTGGAAAATAAAGATGTGAGTATTGGGTATTGTCTTTCTGTTTAACAGTTCACAGTCATTGTAACACAGTCATAATTTTAGTAGGAGCAGAATTCTTACCATTTAGCAATGAATAATTCTCTTCAGGTATTAGTAAACAATTGTGTAAAGAAAATTCTTGGAGAATAGGTGATGTACCTGCAAACTAGAGGTGGGcaaatgtccccatcttcaaaaggggggaaaaagaagactCAGATAACTACCGAATGGTAAgtttgacatcaataccaggaaaggtcctagaacaaaaAATTCAAGAATTGGTTTGTAAGCACTTAGAAAATGATGCTGTGGTTACTAAGactcagcatgggtttctcaaaaataagtcattccagacaaatctcatttctttttttgatggagttacaagcttggtgaataaggggaatgctgtggacatagtgtatcttgatttcagtagggcttttgacaaagtcccctatGATATTCttgcgaggaagctggtaaaatgtgggcttcaTCCACAAAATAATGTAAAAACCTGTTTAATAATGATGCTGTTTTTGCCACTTAAAATTCTTGACTTTGATTCATGATGAGACAATGTTCTGTGCTGTCTTGGAATTGTAATTCAATAATTCATTGGTTATGGCACCATTATGTTTTAGTTGAGCAGAAATTCTAGTTGTCCTTGGAATGTTTCCGGGGTTAACATTTTGATGAGAACCATCTTAATCTTTAGGTTGTGGTTCAACATGTGCACTTTGATGGACTTGGAAGGACTAAAGATGACATTATCATGTATGAAATTGGTGACGTATTCAAGGCTAAAGACCTCATTGATGTAAGTAGTGAAATCCTGAAATTctcaaaagcttgaaaatactgtGAAGTCTAAAAATGTCAGGATCCTTGTTTAATATTACTATTATGTTATTgtttaggtcaggcataggcaaacgcggccctccagatgttttgggactacaactcctacgatccctagctaacaggaccagtggtcagggatgatgggaattgtagtcccaaaacatctggagggctgagtttgtctatgcctggtttAAGTCACTTAGCACAGGGCATCTCTTGACAATTTACAATCTAGGTTAAGAAAAAGGTTAAAAATGACATTCAAAATATAACAGCACCTCAGTACACAAAACACCAACACTAGACAGAAAAGCTTAGCATCAGCTGACATAAAGCCTTGACGCAACAGGTTTATAGGCTACACAAACTGACACGCCAAAACAATATTGCAAAACATGCTTTAAAAGAAGCATGGGTATTCTTTGTAAGCAGATATTCCAGTGTATAAATATGGTGCTAAACTGCAGTCTTGCGCTTGCAGACGTAAGCCTCATGAATTCCTGTTATTACTTTTTGAGTTTAGTTATTTATACATGTTGGGGTTGGATGCTAAACTGATTTATGTGAGGTCCACTCTGTGTCTTGGAATTCCCGTTTGTGTAATGAAAATGTAGAGCAGTATGTGAGATAATGAATGTATGCATTTGGCAAATAACTGTTGAACATTTAGTCATTAAGGTGCAAAGCTAAACCTTAAATATTTTGAAGGTTATGAGGAAGTCCCATGAAGCTCGTGAAAAGCTCCTCCGTCTAGGAATTTTTAGACAGGTGGATGTTCTAATTGATACGTGTCAAGGTAATTATCAGTGTGTGTGATTTGTTTTTCCTTGAGTTTTAATATAGCTTTATAGTAGTTTAATATGTGTCATATTTAAATACTTTGAAGGAGGTTAAAATAAGTAACTCTTGCAGGAgaaccattgaaataaatgggagttAAGTTACCTAAATCTGTTGATTCCAGTAGGTCTGAGTATAACTAAAATTGGCTATCCCTCCTTTGATAGGACAGATTGTTTTATACATGTGACCTTCTCAGTAGTTCTAGTGTAGTATAAATGAATGGAATGCTTCGTTTCAATATATAGATATCAAGCAGCAAAGTATCCATCAGGGTGACAGGTTGTATTTGTTTCCATTGAGTTCTATAACTGTTTCTGTAGTGCTAGCCTTGGCACTGAGCTTGCCCCCAATTAAAACATGGTGCTGGTTTGCTGccatctagaccagcctttcccagattggtgccctccagagggtttggactgcaacttccatcagccccacctaCTATGACACATaatcaggaataatgggagttgtagtacaaaacctTCGCAGGATAAAAGGATAGTGAAGGTTGACGAGACTTTCCCTTATTAATCAGCTGAAATGGTGAGGGTAGAAGACCCAGTACTAGAAAGAAGTACCAGGACTGGATCGGGATAGCTTGACCACAGttgtccatgcattggtaacctcacaGATGGATTACTCTGTGTGGGGCTCCCCTTGGGGTTGGtctggaggctgctgctgctggagaatGTGGCGGCTAGGTTGCGTTTGTGGGCAGACGACTGCCAGGCTGAGTTCAAGGTTTTGATACTAACATGTAAGGTCCTATACAGCAGTATCAGGTTTCGTGGGCCTTGTGGTCTGTGGGGAAacttctcctgcaagttccaagaTCTTAGAAGCCTTCTCTGCAGTAACTTGGAGCAGGGATTTTAGTGTAGCtgtccctgttctgtggaatagcattcctgttcATATATGACAGGCACCACTATTGGTGCATTATGAAAACAATCAAAGATTCCCGCCCCCCGGCTTTCACAGCTGGATGAATGGGTCCTTGCCATGAGTGTCTGTTCTGTATtgctttagttttgttttaaatgtatcagctagttgttttttaaaaaacttttgctgctgttttttattattatacatcACCTTGGGATGATTGTGTAGGGagtgattaataaattaattatgataataaaaataaaggaaatgtTATAAGAGGCTGGAGGGAAGTATGGTAAGGCACACAGATCTCTGCTCCTGTCCTGATTTTGTGCTTAAATCTTCAATTCCACTGTTAAGTGTTCATAGTTTGAACCAAACAGTGTTTAGTGTTATAGAAAGTCAAATGCATGGGATGAATCTATTTGCAGTATTAGCTTCTGTGAAGGCATTTTTCTGAGTGGTGTATTTAACTGTGAGAACTTAATTTAGGTATTACATATgttatttaaagtattttaagAAGCTACTTAAGaaacactgtattttaataattaGAAACGTCAAACTggatttaaaaaattgttttctttACTAATACGTCTGTGTATTTAGGAGATGATGCCCTTCCAAATGGTTTAGATGTAACATTTGAAGTAACAGAACTGAGAAGATTAACTGGAAGTTATAATACTATGGTTGGCAATAATGAAGGGAGCATGGTATGACCTGCTTAACAACCTCCTGCAATCTAAGTTGTGGTGATATGACATATGCTAGTTTATCATAAGTGATTTAAATTAATTTTGGTAAAACAGATTTCCCTCTCCAAtcataaatacatttatttgcaatgagaattccattaaaataaatgagatGTGTATGcgttcatttttttctgtttattCTGCAGTTGTCCTAGAAATCTCTGATCTCTTGACTGCTTTTATTGTGTAGAAATATGCTGAGACTGTAAATAATTGCAATATCTTATTCCAAGCTGAAAACACAATTTTTTTCAATTGAGtgtttattattatataatgTCATCTTGTTATGAGATTCAATGAAGGGAGGTTTCAGTTGAAATCAGAAGCTTGTAGTCAGGAAATTTACATGTTTTCAAAAACTGATGCTTCTGTAAATTTAGAACATGATTGACAGCTCTGTGTGAAAATTACAAAAAATGCTTTAGGGTTCCAATTTGAGAAACTTGCAATGATTTATGTGTTTTTTCATCTTTCATACATTTGACAGCAATATGAGCACTGGTACTTTACCTATGGTGTATAATATATTTATCTGGGTTTTTTTATGGAGAAGCTTGAGATAATGATAAAAGGGATATTTTAACTACTTGAGAACTGCAAAGTTTCCATGAAGGTTTGGGGAAATATGGGTTAGTAACTCTACTATTAACTGGGTTTTAAAATTCACACTGTTTAAAATGTCACAAAGAGCAATGGGCTGTAGTCACAGCTTCTGCAAGGGAGCTTGCAGAAGGTGAGTTCCTCCCCCCCACATCTCCCACCCCAGGCTTCTCACCATTGCAGCTCTGTGGGCTGTGCTTTCTGTGACAGTGGTCATATTTCTCTTTCCATGCccccaaatggcttctgggacaTTGAGGGGGACAGATAGACCAAGATGGCACCTGGAATCTGCTCAATGCAAGAGCCCAGGTGGGGTAGCATAGTGataaaaaacatttgaaaggggGGGCGCAGAGCAGGTATCCTTTGCCACTGGAAACATTTGTGTGCAGCAAAAAACTACAGAAAACAGTTAAGTGCGCAAGTGTCTTGGCAAAGTTGTACATGCTTCAGTGCTTATTCTGGCTCTTGCAGGTacttggactcaaactcccaaaTATATTTGGACGTGCCGAGAAGGTGACATTTCAGTTCTCCTATGGCACAAAGGAAACTTCATATGGTCTCTCTTTCTTCAAACCACAGCCTGGTCACTTCGAAAGAAAGTAAGATACCTTCAGAATGTAGTAAGGTTTCAATGCTATGTACATCTATTTAGAAAAACCCTAGACCCTTGAAAATGTATTGTAAGTGGTGTGCAGCAAAGGACAATAAAATCACCAGTATACACCCCATTTTTTGAAAGATGAGCTACTTAAGGTAGTGACCCCAATATTCAATACGTTCACTCTCATCCGCAGTTGGTCACACTGAGAGTAGTTGGTAACAGCTTTCACTGTTATGACTGTTAGCAAATATTTTAAGGCATGTGTCAACAGATTGGGCCATACCCAGTGCTTCAACTCTGTGGACTTAGTGTGAACAACAGAGCTTATTCTCCTGTCTGCTCCACCCATTCACCCCTGTGTACCCTAACTCTGGAGGCTTGGGGGATCTGGAACAAATGTTGGGGTATGTGTGTTGTGGatggagaggaaacagaagctccacattggatacaacccagtgtcTTGCACTTTTAGAATCTATGCTTCCTTAGTTCCAACAAAAGAGTTCTTAAGGCAGTTTACATGGTAGAATTTACTCCTACGTTTTCATTCTCTCCTATACTTTTCCTTGAATGGGGCATTTCTTGACTGCTGTAAGACTTACCAGGTAGATGGACATCAGATGTTGCTGGTTTTCTGGCCTCCCAGCTGCCACTGCTGTTGAAGTCATGTATAAAGTCCTTCTTCTCCCTTCTATCTGCTACTGTTGCCTTGCCAGGCTTTCAGCAGCCGGGAAAACTCCCCTCTGGTGATGTGTTCCTGAGCGCCAGGCCTCAGTAGAACATGTTAATGCCCAAATTGGGTATGGCTTTTTGGAGTTATTCCCATGGATAGAAAGTCAGTTTCATAACTTTATTATTATCGTTATTAAAAATACTGTATCTAGCTTTAGCCCAGGAGATTTTTTGGAGCAAACATTTTGGGTGACGAATTCAACTATATTTTTTACATGTATACATACAGGGCAGTGATTCCTCACACCATGTGTGCAAAGTATTACATTGGAACTAATTCTGCGTTAATTAGGTTATATTTCTATGTTTTTCCAACACTGGTGAACTTTGGAGAAAGTGAGCAAGATATCTTGCGGTTTAGCTTCTATCTCTTGTTTCAGCTAATTCTAAGTCAAATACAGTATCATTCTGTTTTGACATGTTTGCAAGTCAATCTAGTCTGCGCTAACAGCTGTATATCTGTCCAGTCGCACAAAGATAATGAAAGGCACCTCAGTTTGTTTCATTCCTCCCATATGTTCTTAAGCTTTCAACAGTTTTTGTCAAATCCAAAAACAGTAAAATTTCATGATAAAATGGTAAATTGCCTTTTCTCATCAAATAGTTCTGTTCAGAAAGTTAATGTAGATGTCTCGGCTGCCAGCACTTTAAGAGACCGCTGCTGTGGAGCGTTAAGCTTGCGCAGCTCCTTGTACAACTATCTGCATTTCATTGTTAACACTGAAAGTAAATTAAGTTGATTAATGATGACATATGAGAATTATCTTCCATTTTCTGTAACCAACTTATTAATTGGTTTTTAAGCTATTAAAGGATTTTGTACAGTACTATTGTAAGCAATTCTTCTGTGGTTTAGCTATTTAGATCTAACTTAAGGGCTCCAGTTCTAGCTTGAAGGCATAGCTGGCGCTAGGCTCCTGTCCTGCTAGTGGTGAACCACCATTCTGCTAGCATTTCATCTCTGCCTTCCTGGCTCCTTTAGTAAGAGACAGAGAGTGTCTGTGAGGCATATGGTGAAATAGGATTGTTGATCTTACAGCACAGAAGGTTAGTTTGGAGGTCCAGGAACTTGAACCACGGGTGCAATTTTAACATCTTTCCTTTAAGGATTTTACAATGACAAATGCGGCAGAGCCATACAGCCTCGTCCTGCTTGCCAAGTAAAGAGTTCTTTTTATCTGCTATAGGTAAAGTTAAGCAGTGCCATAGGTGTGATCTTATGAACACTTGTTCTTCAGCTCCTTTCTTTGTTGTAGTAATCCTAAATCTTAATGTTATGTTTCTAGCTTTTCTCTCAATCTGTATAAAGTAACTGGACAATTTCCTTGGAGTTCTCTTCGTGAAACTGATAGAGGAATATCAACAGAATTCAATGTAGGTAAAATAGCACTACTTCTTTATGGTTTGGCTGGGGAAAGAGAAATCCACAAATTTCTTTATCTGCAGTGACAGTGCCTCTCTGTCTGGCAGCTGCCCCTCACTCAAACCAAGTTTTCTCTCTCAAGTTTATTGAAGATTGCAGAAAACTCAGGAGGAGGAAATATTTGTGCTGGGCACGATAGACTTAACCTTTCCTTTCTCCCTCATCTTCTTGCTTCATCTTCTGCATTGCTAAAATTGAGGTGGGGGAGCAGAAGGCAATggaggcagcattttaaaaatgaagcaaatgcAGTCACTGATACTTTTCCTGCTCTGTTGTTGCTCCAGTGCTGCCTCCTGGAACTAGCAAATCCTTGCATGGATTTCAACACCCCAGCATCTCCTTTCTGTGAGAATTCACTGAGTTAGCTGATGCCTGCTGCTTGCCTCGGCTCCAGTCCAGCTGAGAGCCTAGCAACTCTCTTGAAAGGAGCTACAAAAAGCCAGCTCACCTGGCTAGCACCTTCCCTCAAGAGAGAAGCCAGGTGAACCTGGGAGGAGACCGTCAAAGCAAAGTACCTTAGCAGCAGCTCCTATAGTCTGTGTTGGCTCTTCTAAGACTGGCTGCATTGCCAGTAAACCCAGTGCTCCGGCTCATAAAGGTATATGTGAAAGATGCTGAAAATATGTAAATGTTTGCTCATTCATAATTAAAGAAATTGTTTCTTTTACAGTTTCCCATATGGaaaaccaaccacaccctaaaaTGGGAGGGTGTCTGGAGGGAGCTTGGCTGTCTTGCAAGAACAGCTTCATTTTCTGTCCGAGAAGAAAGTGGACATTCACTCAAGTCGTCTGTGTCTGTAAGTTTTTGCTATTTGGAATATGAATTTTTGAAGTATGACAAATGCTGATGAATAGTACCACATTAATTAAGCCAAATGCAGTAGTGCTGAAATAACAGTTCCTTATGACACCTGTTGTCCATTCTTGCCCAAGAGCAATAGAGATTCGAGTCTATACGGATATGAGGAAAGCTGATTTTTGTACTGGATGGTATATATATTTCAGATTACAGCATATTTATTCATTGATATATACTTTTATATTTATAATTATCTACTTATATTATTGTTATAAGGTTTCACAACATACCTAATATTTTCAGTTCATTCCAAGGGTACATTTCCTAACATGAAAACAGACACAACTTTCTTAATAGCAGTTGGTTTTTCACATGCAATGGGAACCTTGCTTTGCTGTATGTCTTGCATAGTTAATAGCTGAAGTGGCAATTGTATATTTATTCACGATAAGAGCTGCAAGGTTCAATTGATCTAACTAATTAATCAATCAGAATGTTTACTTGACTAAAAATATGCCATTGCTAATTAGTCAGGTAAATAAAGATGGGGAGCATCATCTTAAGGGAGGTACCCCCCCATTCTCTCACATGGGAGGGGACTGCATATTGTAAGAGTTGCTTTTTCTTCCACATATCAACAAGTAAGTACACCTCTCTCTCTTCACTTGTTGAGACAGAGCTAACATTGCAGTAGCTGGTAGTATTGCTGTGATCCAGCAAACTGCAGATGGAAGAACAAATATCTCCTTTGCAGTTTCACATGTGTATTTATACTCAGTTGCTTGTGCACAGTTGGATAACTGGCAGTTGTCACCAGGAATGCAGCCACTCAGTGTAACGAATTAGATCTTGGCCATAGTTTCCACATAATATAGTAGCTTCATGTTGTAATGCTCAGTGTATGCTTAGTCTACAAAACTACTcagtaaaattcagaattaaggaTGAACCTTTTATTGCTAGATAATTTTGATTATGCAGTATCACGTTAGGAGTTTAGTAGAATGTTTGCCCAAACGAATAGTGATGAATAATTTTTTCCTCTATCTCCAATAAGATTCTATGCAATTCAGGAAAAAAGAATGTCATAGTTGACTGTTCCTGCCTTATAACATTTcatatgtgtgtttgtttatagCACGCGATGGTAATTGATTCTCGTAACTCTTCAATCTTGCCGAGACGAGGTGCTTTGCTGAAAATAAACCAGGTATTATCAGGTTCTGGAAAATagctgtgggtgggtgttttataTTTGCAATATGTATGCAAAATATGGCACTATTGGTTGAAGTCCTGTACACTTCAGCTCCCTGCATGATTGAGCTAGCCTTCAAATCAATATTTTGTTTAATATATAGTAccaccaaaataataaaacaacaagtgATTTGTGTggaaatgtgtttttgtatttatatttctGTCTTCAAAAGTGTCTGTTTGGTATTTTAGGAGTTGGCTGGCTATACCGGTGGTGATGTGAGTTTTCTGAAAGAGGACTTTGAACTTCAGTTTAATAAGAAGCTCTTGTGGGATTCAGTAAGTACTTGGTGCTATTGGGAGTAAACGATTCATATCATagtacctttaaaaaaa comes from the Podarcis muralis chromosome 6, rPodMur119.hap1.1, whole genome shotgun sequence genome and includes:
- the SAMM50 gene encoding sorting and assembly machinery component 50 homolog isoform X2, which encodes MGTVHARSLEPLPMSGPDFGAIGEEAELVEVEPETKQEILENKDVVVQHVHFDGLGRTKDDIIMYEIGDVFKAKDLIDVMRKSHEAREKLLRLGIFRQVDVLIDTCQGDDALPNGLDVTFEVTELRRLTGSYNTMVGNNEGSMVLGLKLPNIFGRAEKVTFQFSYGTKETSYGLSFFKPQPGHFERNFSLNLYKVTGQFPWSSLRETDRGISTEFNFPIWKTNHTLKWEGVWRELGCLARTASFSVREESGHSLKSSVSHAMVIDSRNSSILPRRGALLKINQELAGYTGGDVSFLKEDFELQFNKKLLWDSVLSTSLWGGMLVPIGDKPSSIADRFYLGGPTSVRGFSMYSIGPQSEGDYLGGEAYWAGGLHLYTPLPFRPGRGGFGDLFRTHFFLNAGNLCNLNYGEGPKAHLRKLAECIRWSYGAGIVLRLGNIARLELNYCIPMGVQSGDRICDGVQFGAGIRFL
- the SAMM50 gene encoding sorting and assembly machinery component 50 homolog isoform X1 — protein: MHHSDLEVAPTLCILNIRKMFLTSLEPLPMSGPDFGAIGEEAELVEVEPETKQEILENKDVVVQHVHFDGLGRTKDDIIMYEIGDVFKAKDLIDVMRKSHEAREKLLRLGIFRQVDVLIDTCQGDDALPNGLDVTFEVTELRRLTGSYNTMVGNNEGSMVLGLKLPNIFGRAEKVTFQFSYGTKETSYGLSFFKPQPGHFERNFSLNLYKVTGQFPWSSLRETDRGISTEFNFPIWKTNHTLKWEGVWRELGCLARTASFSVREESGHSLKSSVSHAMVIDSRNSSILPRRGALLKINQELAGYTGGDVSFLKEDFELQFNKKLLWDSVLSTSLWGGMLVPIGDKPSSIADRFYLGGPTSVRGFSMYSIGPQSEGDYLGGEAYWAGGLHLYTPLPFRPGRGGFGDLFRTHFFLNAGNLCNLNYGEGPKAHLRKLAECIRWSYGAGIVLRLGNIARLELNYCIPMGVQSGDRICDGVQFGAGIRFL